From Streptomyces sp. NBC_01460, a single genomic window includes:
- a CDS encoding acyltransferase family protein has product MAGAHRRTALAPSPAVAAGTGRDRSFDVLRAVALVRVVTYHTFEWPWLGYVFPSMGVMFALAGSLMARSLERPAAGVLRGRLRRLLIPVWLFGLVLGVAMLLHGWEPGPDAVLWVLPVGDPPGAAWGEQAWAVLWYLRAYLWFVLLSPLLLRAFRLAPLPVLALSLVPVVVLETVSGVPDGRLGSAVGDASVFLFCWLLGFAHRDGVLDRLRGPGATAVAVPLMAAGAWWASGHPVDGSFDLDDIPLAQALWSAGSVLLLLRFRPRFDGLVRHPVADRLVTVFNARAVTVYLWHEVALMAAVPLIDLMWEVPVLERHLPLGSLWWQFGVAWVLIAVTVVSVGWVEDVAARRRPRLLP; this is encoded by the coding sequence GTGGCGGGAGCGCACCGCAGGACGGCGCTCGCGCCGTCCCCCGCGGTGGCCGCCGGCACCGGCCGGGACCGGTCCTTCGACGTGCTGCGGGCCGTGGCGCTCGTCCGGGTGGTGACCTACCACACCTTCGAGTGGCCCTGGCTGGGCTACGTCTTCCCTTCCATGGGCGTGATGTTCGCGCTCGCCGGCTCGCTCATGGCCCGCTCGCTGGAGCGGCCGGCCGCCGGGGTGCTCCGCGGCAGGCTGCGGAGGCTCCTGATCCCCGTGTGGCTGTTCGGCCTCGTGCTCGGGGTGGCGATGCTGCTGCACGGCTGGGAGCCCGGGCCGGACGCCGTGCTCTGGGTGCTGCCGGTCGGGGACCCGCCGGGCGCCGCGTGGGGGGAGCAGGCCTGGGCGGTGCTCTGGTACCTGCGCGCCTACCTGTGGTTCGTCCTGCTCTCGCCCCTGCTGCTGCGTGCCTTCCGGCTCGCGCCCCTCCCCGTGCTCGCCCTGTCGCTCGTCCCCGTCGTCGTCCTGGAGACGGTCTCCGGGGTGCCGGACGGGCGGCTGGGGAGCGCCGTCGGCGACGCCTCGGTGTTCCTGTTCTGCTGGCTGCTGGGCTTCGCGCACCGCGACGGGGTGCTCGACCGGCTGCGCGGCCCGGGAGCGACGGCCGTCGCGGTGCCGCTGATGGCGGCCGGTGCCTGGTGGGCGTCCGGTCACCCGGTGGACGGCTCCTTCGACCTGGACGACATCCCGCTCGCCCAGGCGCTGTGGTCGGCGGGGTCCGTGCTGCTCCTGCTGCGCTTCCGGCCGCGCTTCGACGGGCTCGTACGCCATCCGGTGGCGGACCGGCTCGTCACGGTGTTCAACGCCCGCGCGGTCACGGTCTACCTCTGGCACGAGGTGGCCCTCATGGCCGCGGTGCCGCTCATCGACCTGATGTGGGAGGTGCCGGTGCTGGAGCGGCACCTCCCGCTGGGGAGCCTGTGGTGGCAGTTCGGTGTGGCGTGGGTGCTGATCGCGGTCACCGTGGTGTCCGTCGGCTGGGTCGAGGACGTCGCGGCGCGGCGGAGGCCCCGTCTGCTGCCGTGA
- a CDS encoding bifunctional polysaccharide deacetylase/glycosyltransferase family 2 protein: MAASRRRHATPGRIGRMGRQAVPRPRVIMALVLLLGLVCTMLLDGYLRAEVGDDQRVRSDASADTVPDDVLEGGPILSFAGGTARTQSVPDKTIVLTFDDGPDPEWSGKVMDILDENDVPGTFFLVGSMISRYPDVVRRMVDEGNEVGVHTFTHVDLSYQSEARVKREIAQTQLALAGAAGITTTLFRAPYSSRTDAIDDYSWPVYERLGAMGYTSVFIDTDSEDWQQPGVSKIVEWATPKDGDGASVLFHDAGGDRSETLAALPKYIKKMKAKGYTFTTVSGAQQQAGAQDGSLTDGTAAGGTAANGTEADTAAQPGPAQAGAPRGDAEQAAHRRADTASVWEGRALLAAVAVAEWSVPGLAAALAVVGVAVLVRFGMMLLLARRHHRQRNRRGFTWGPEVTGPVSVIVPAYNEKECIAATLNSLAASTHPIEIVVVDDGSTDGTAEIAESLGLPDVRVIRQENAGKSAALNNGVRQARHDIVVMMDGDTVFEPDAVHRLVQPFADPGIGAVAGNAKVGNRSTMIGAWQHIEYVMGFNLDRRMYDLLRCMPTIPGAIGAFRRRAVLEVGGMSEDTLAEDTDITIALHRAGWRVVYAEHARAWTEAPASLGQLWRQRYRWSYGTMQALWKHRRSVTDRGPSGRFGRVGMPLVVLFQIVTPVFAPLIDVFTVYAMVFVDFRASLLAWLAVLAVQLFCAAYAFRLDGEKYRYLLMLPLQQLAYRQLMYLVLIHSCVTAATGGRLRWQKLKRTGEVGAPHVGAS, encoded by the coding sequence ATGGCCGCCTCACGCCGCAGGCACGCCACGCCCGGCAGGATCGGCCGCATGGGCCGCCAGGCCGTCCCCCGGCCCCGCGTGATCATGGCCTTGGTGCTGTTGCTGGGGCTCGTCTGCACGATGCTGCTGGACGGCTATCTGCGCGCCGAGGTCGGCGACGACCAGCGGGTGCGCTCCGACGCCTCGGCGGACACGGTGCCCGACGACGTGCTGGAGGGCGGGCCCATCCTGAGCTTCGCCGGCGGCACCGCCCGTACGCAGTCCGTGCCGGACAAGACCATCGTGCTGACCTTCGACGACGGCCCCGATCCCGAGTGGAGCGGGAAGGTCATGGACATCCTGGACGAGAACGACGTGCCGGGCACCTTCTTCCTCGTCGGCTCGATGATCTCCCGCTATCCGGACGTCGTCCGCAGAATGGTCGACGAAGGGAACGAGGTCGGCGTCCACACCTTCACCCACGTCGACCTCTCCTACCAGAGCGAGGCCCGCGTCAAACGGGAGATCGCGCAGACGCAGCTCGCCCTCGCGGGCGCCGCCGGCATCACGACGACGCTGTTCCGCGCGCCGTACTCCTCCAGGACCGACGCGATCGACGACTACAGCTGGCCGGTGTACGAGCGCCTGGGGGCGATGGGCTACACCAGCGTGTTCATCGACACCGACAGCGAGGACTGGCAGCAGCCGGGGGTCTCGAAGATCGTCGAGTGGGCGACGCCGAAGGACGGTGACGGTGCCTCGGTGCTCTTCCACGACGCGGGCGGTGACCGCTCCGAGACGCTGGCCGCGCTGCCGAAGTACATCAAGAAGATGAAGGCGAAGGGCTACACCTTCACCACGGTGAGCGGCGCGCAGCAGCAGGCCGGCGCCCAGGACGGCTCCCTGACGGACGGCACGGCAGCAGGCGGAACCGCAGCGAACGGCACCGAGGCGGACACCGCCGCGCAGCCGGGCCCCGCACAGGCCGGCGCGCCCCGGGGCGACGCCGAGCAGGCGGCCCACCGACGGGCGGACACCGCCAGCGTCTGGGAGGGCCGCGCCCTGCTCGCCGCGGTCGCCGTGGCGGAGTGGAGCGTGCCCGGGCTGGCCGCCGCCCTGGCCGTCGTGGGGGTCGCGGTCCTGGTCCGCTTCGGCATGATGCTCCTGCTCGCCCGACGCCACCACCGGCAGCGCAACCGGCGCGGATTCACCTGGGGCCCGGAGGTGACCGGCCCGGTCAGCGTGATCGTCCCCGCGTACAACGAGAAGGAGTGCATCGCCGCCACGCTCAACTCCCTTGCCGCGAGCACCCATCCGATCGAGATCGTGGTCGTCGACGACGGCTCGACGGACGGCACCGCGGAGATCGCCGAGTCGCTCGGCCTGCCCGACGTACGGGTGATCCGGCAGGAGAACGCCGGCAAGTCGGCGGCGCTCAACAACGGGGTGCGGCAGGCGCGTCACGACATCGTCGTGATGATGGACGGCGACACCGTCTTCGAGCCGGACGCGGTGCACCGGCTCGTCCAGCCGTTCGCCGACCCCGGCATCGGAGCCGTCGCCGGGAACGCCAAGGTCGGCAACCGGTCCACGATGATCGGCGCCTGGCAGCACATCGAGTACGTGATGGGTTTCAACCTGGACCGCCGGATGTACGACCTGCTGCGGTGCATGCCCACCATCCCCGGCGCCATCGGTGCCTTCCGCCGCCGGGCGGTCCTGGAGGTCGGCGGGATGAGCGAGGACACCCTGGCCGAGGACACCGACATCACCATCGCGCTCCACCGCGCCGGGTGGCGGGTCGTGTACGCCGAACACGCCCGCGCCTGGACCGAGGCACCGGCCTCGCTCGGGCAGCTGTGGCGTCAGCGCTACCGCTGGAGCTACGGCACGATGCAGGCGCTGTGGAAGCACCGCCGGTCCGTCACCGACCGGGGGCCCTCCGGGCGGTTCGGCCGGGTCGGCATGCCGCTGGTCGTCCTCTTCCAGATCGTCACCCCGGTCTTCGCGCCGCTCATCGACGTCTTCACCGTCTACGCGATGGTCTTCGTGGACTTCCGTGCCTCGCTGCTCGCCTGGCTGGCGGTCCTGGCCGTGCAGCTGTTCTGCGCGGCGTACGCCTTCCGGCTCGACGGGGAGAAGTACAGGTATCTGCTCATGCTGCCCCTCCAGCAGCTCGCCTACCGGCAGTTGATGTACCTCGTGCTGATCCATTCCTGCGTCACGGCGGCGACCGGCGGCCGGCTGCGCTGGCAGAAGCTGAAGCGCACCGGCGAGGTGGGCGCGCCCCACGTGGGGGCGTCGTAG
- a CDS encoding hydrolase, producing the protein MQRRTRVSSAVAGLIALGLACSACATGGVADQAKGSVPPPPAAETAYTPYVSATTAADTDSAGSPDTYNLAFVTSAASECTPLWGGTAAAGGDAVAARAEALTATGADLRVSFGGAAGTEAALACDSAEELADLYAGALDAVGATKADFDIEGDALTDTASVTRRNEALALLQEKRDLDVTYTLPVMPGGLEDTGLAVLQDAEDQGVDVSAVDIMAMNYSTSHDGDMGEYAEQAAAAAHDQLVDVLGLSQDAAWKALHITVMIGVNDVAGETFTLDDAASLRSFATRRGVGALSLWASFRDRECGADEDTTTASDTCSGVEQDAGAFAEALSG; encoded by the coding sequence ATGCAAAGGCGCACACGGGTTTCCTCAGCCGTCGCCGGGCTGATCGCGCTCGGCCTCGCGTGCTCGGCCTGTGCGACGGGCGGCGTCGCCGACCAGGCGAAGGGATCGGTGCCGCCTCCACCGGCCGCGGAGACCGCGTACACCCCGTACGTGAGCGCCACGACGGCGGCGGACACGGACTCCGCGGGCTCCCCGGACACGTACAACCTGGCGTTCGTCACCTCCGCCGCATCGGAGTGCACGCCCCTCTGGGGCGGCACCGCGGCGGCCGGCGGTGACGCGGTCGCGGCCCGGGCCGAGGCGCTCACCGCGACCGGGGCGGACCTCCGGGTCTCCTTCGGCGGAGCCGCGGGAACGGAGGCCGCACTGGCCTGCGACAGCGCGGAGGAGCTGGCCGACCTCTACGCCGGGGCCCTGGACGCGGTCGGGGCCACGAAGGCCGACTTCGACATCGAGGGCGACGCGCTCACCGACACCGCCTCCGTCACCCGCCGCAACGAGGCCCTCGCCCTGCTCCAGGAGAAGCGCGACCTGGACGTCACGTACACGCTGCCCGTCATGCCGGGCGGGCTCGAGGACACCGGGCTCGCCGTCCTCCAGGACGCCGAGGACCAGGGGGTCGACGTCTCGGCGGTCGACATCATGGCGATGAACTACAGCACGTCCCACGACGGCGACATGGGGGAGTACGCGGAGCAGGCGGCCGCCGCGGCCCACGACCAGCTCGTGGACGTGCTCGGCCTGTCGCAGGACGCGGCGTGGAAGGCGCTGCACATCACCGTGATGATCGGGGTCAACGATGTCGCGGGGGAGACGTTCACCCTCGACGACGCCGCGTCCCTCCGCTCGTTCGCCACCCGCCGGGGCGTCGGCGCGCTCTCCCTGTGGGCGTCCTTCCGGGACCGGGAGTGCGGAGCGGACGAGGACACCACGACGGCCTCCGACACCTGCAGTGGGGTCGAGCAGGACGCCGGCGCGTTCGCGGAGGCGCTGAGCGGGTGA
- a CDS encoding LysR family transcriptional regulator, which produces MELRQLEHFVAVAEEQHFTRAAERLAVSQSGLSASVRALEHELRTPLFSRTTRTVRLTEAGAALLVEAERTLAGARAARDAVDAVRGLLRGTLTLGVEQCVAGVSTARLLAAFHREHPHMEIRLRQEGTSSLLEGVAGGRLDLAFAATVSPPEWRGDLVPLAREPMVVLCAPGHRLAGEGAPVAWSGLRGESFIDFHPDWGPRRAADEAFAAAGTRRTVALEVNDVHSLLELVHEGLGIAVVPHHFARKPEARGLVAVELGGTEGPVYESVVVLPPARAMSPGAKALMTLVREAPLR; this is translated from the coding sequence ATGGAATTGCGTCAGCTGGAACACTTCGTCGCCGTCGCCGAGGAACAGCACTTCACCCGGGCGGCCGAACGTCTGGCCGTCTCGCAGTCCGGGCTGTCCGCGTCCGTCCGGGCACTGGAGCACGAGCTGAGGACGCCGCTGTTCAGCCGTACGACGCGCACGGTCAGGCTCACCGAGGCGGGCGCGGCCCTTCTGGTGGAGGCCGAGCGCACGCTGGCGGGTGCCAGGGCGGCGCGGGACGCCGTGGACGCCGTACGGGGGCTGCTGCGCGGCACGCTGACGCTGGGGGTCGAGCAGTGTGTGGCCGGGGTCAGCACGGCCCGGCTGCTCGCGGCCTTCCACCGGGAGCATCCGCACATGGAGATCAGGCTCCGGCAGGAGGGCACGTCCAGCCTGCTGGAGGGGGTGGCCGGCGGCCGGCTCGACCTCGCGTTCGCCGCGACCGTCAGCCCTCCGGAGTGGCGGGGCGATCTCGTGCCGCTCGCGCGGGAGCCGATGGTCGTCCTGTGCGCCCCTGGTCATCGGCTCGCCGGGGAGGGCGCACCGGTGGCGTGGAGCGGTCTGCGGGGCGAGTCGTTCATCGACTTCCATCCGGACTGGGGCCCGAGGCGCGCCGCGGACGAGGCGTTCGCCGCGGCGGGGACCCGTCGCACGGTGGCCCTGGAGGTCAACGACGTGCACAGCCTGCTGGAGCTGGTGCACGAGGGTCTCGGCATCGCGGTGGTGCCGCACCACTTCGCCCGTAAGCCGGAGGCGCGCGGTCTGGTCGCCGTGGAGCTCGGCGGTACGGAGGGGCCCGTGTACGAGAGCGTCGTCGTGCTCCCTCCCGCCCGGGCCATGAGCCCGGGGGCGAAGGCCCTGATGACGCTGGTCCGGGAGGCTCCGCTGCGCTGA
- a CDS encoding aldo/keto reductase, whose amino-acid sequence MYLPSADRYTAMPYRRTGRSGLLLPALSLGLWHNFGGDRTPESQGEILRRAFDLGITHFDLANNYGPPPGSAEIAMGRALRTDFAGLRDEMVISTKAGYHMWEGPYGEWGSRKNLRSSLDQSLTRLGLDYVDIFYSHRFDPDTPLEETMGALDMAVRSGKALYAGVSNYSAEQTREAARILNELGTPLLIHQPRYSMLDRWVEDGLLDALDELGTGSIAYSPLEQGILSDRYLNGIPEGSRAAGASPFLSAEAVTPDLVSRLGALNELARERGQSLAQMALAWVLRGGRVTSAVVGASSVAQLENSVEAVRGLEFGDDELARIEELVKGTVRP is encoded by the coding sequence ATGTACCTTCCGTCCGCCGACCGCTACACCGCCATGCCCTACCGGCGCACCGGACGCAGCGGTCTGCTGCTCCCCGCACTGTCGCTCGGGCTCTGGCACAACTTCGGAGGCGACCGGACCCCCGAGAGCCAGGGCGAGATCCTGCGCAGGGCCTTCGACCTCGGCATCACCCACTTCGACCTCGCCAACAACTACGGACCGCCGCCCGGATCCGCCGAGATCGCCATGGGCCGCGCCCTGAGGACGGACTTCGCCGGACTCCGGGACGAGATGGTCATCTCGACCAAGGCGGGCTACCACATGTGGGAGGGCCCGTACGGGGAGTGGGGCTCCCGGAAGAACCTGCGCTCCTCGCTCGACCAGAGCCTCACGAGGCTCGGGCTCGACTACGTCGACATCTTCTACTCGCACCGCTTCGACCCGGACACCCCGCTCGAGGAGACGATGGGCGCCCTCGACATGGCGGTGCGCTCCGGCAAGGCGCTCTACGCGGGCGTCTCCAACTACTCCGCCGAGCAGACCCGCGAGGCCGCCCGCATCCTGAACGAGCTGGGCACCCCCCTCCTCATCCACCAGCCGCGCTACTCGATGCTCGACCGCTGGGTCGAGGACGGGCTGCTGGACGCCCTGGACGAGCTCGGCACCGGCTCCATCGCGTACTCTCCGCTGGAGCAGGGCATCCTCTCGGACCGCTATCTGAACGGCATCCCGGAGGGGTCGCGCGCCGCGGGGGCCAGCCCCTTCCTGTCGGCCGAGGCCGTGACCCCGGACCTGGTGAGCCGCCTGGGCGCGCTGAACGAGCTGGCGCGGGAGCGCGGGCAGTCCCTCGCCCAGATGGCGCTCGCCTGGGTGCTGCGCGGCGGCCGGGTCACCTCCGCCGTCGTCGGCGCCAGCAGCGTCGCGCAGCTGGAGAACAGCGTCGAGGCCGTCCGGGGACTGGAGTTCGGCGACGACGAGCTCGCCCGGATCGAGGAGCTCGTCAAGGGCACCGTCCGCCCCTGA
- a CDS encoding M55 family metallopeptidase — translation MKILVSADMEGATGVTWPADVLPGTPQWERCRSLFTSDVNAAALGFFDGGADEVLVNEAHWTMRNLLLERLDERVQMLTGRHKSLSMVEGIQHGDVDGVAFVGYHTGAGTEGVLAHTYLANSITGVWLDGVRASEGLLNAHVAAEYGVPVVLVTGDDLTCVDAAGYAPEARTVAVKDYVSRYAAVCRTPARTAADIRAAAAGATALAVRHTPVTGGTRTVELEFDAEHLASAATVVPGVAPSGERRVAYTSGTMYEGIRTFKAVTTIVSAAVEEQYG, via the coding sequence GTGAAGATCCTCGTCAGCGCCGACATGGAGGGCGCGACCGGAGTGACCTGGCCGGCCGATGTGCTGCCGGGGACCCCGCAGTGGGAGCGGTGCCGCTCCCTCTTCACCTCCGACGTGAACGCCGCCGCTCTCGGTTTCTTCGACGGGGGCGCGGACGAGGTGCTCGTCAACGAGGCCCACTGGACCATGCGCAATCTGCTGCTGGAGCGGCTCGACGAGCGCGTCCAGATGCTCACGGGCCGGCACAAGTCCCTCTCCATGGTCGAGGGCATCCAGCACGGTGACGTCGACGGTGTGGCGTTCGTCGGCTATCACACGGGCGCCGGCACGGAGGGCGTGCTCGCCCACACCTACCTCGCCAACTCCATCACCGGGGTCTGGCTCGACGGTGTCCGTGCCAGTGAGGGCCTTCTCAACGCCCATGTGGCGGCGGAGTACGGCGTACCGGTCGTCCTGGTCACCGGTGACGACCTGACGTGCGTGGACGCCGCCGGCTACGCCCCCGAGGCGCGCACGGTGGCGGTCAAGGACTACGTCTCGCGGTACGCGGCGGTGTGCCGCACCCCGGCCCGCACGGCAGCCGACATCAGGGCCGCCGCGGCCGGAGCGACCGCGCTCGCCGTACGCCACACGCCCGTGACGGGCGGCACCCGCACGGTGGAGCTGGAGTTCGACGCCGAGCATCTGGCATCGGCAGCGACCGTGGTCCCCGGCGTGGCGCCCAGCGGCGAGCGGCGCGTCGCCTATACCAGCGGGACGATGTACGAAGGTATTCGCACGTTCAAGGCGGTGACGACGATCGTGTCGGCCGCCGTGGAGGAGCAGTATGGCTGA
- a CDS encoding M20/M25/M40 family metallo-hydrolase → MAEAGNPTGPVDERALEESVTFTSELIRIDTTNRGDGSCRERPAAEYVAERLADAGLEPALLERTPGRTNVVARIEGTDPSADALLVHGHLDVVPAMAADWSVHPFSGEVRDGVVWGRGAIDMKNMDAMVLAVVRAWARAGVRPRRDIVIAYTADEEASANDGAGFLADRHPELFEGCTEGISESGAFTFHAGPGMSLYPVAAGERGTGWLKLTAEGKAGHGSKVNRANAVSRLAAAVARIGEYEWPVRLTPTVRAALTEIAALHHIRVDPDAPGFDVDELLGKLGPAAALIEPIVRNSTNPTMLEAGYKVNVIPGHATAHIDGRMVPGGEDEFRETMDRLTGPGVHWEFDHREVALEAPVDSPTYRKMRTAVELFDPGAHVVPYCMSGGTDAKQFSRLGITGYGFSPLKLPVGFDYQALFHGVDERVPVDALHFGVRVLDHFLRTA, encoded by the coding sequence ATGGCTGAGGCGGGCAACCCCACCGGACCCGTGGACGAGCGGGCGCTCGAGGAGTCGGTGACCTTCACCTCCGAGCTGATCCGCATCGACACGACCAACCGCGGCGACGGCAGCTGCCGGGAACGCCCGGCCGCCGAGTACGTCGCCGAGCGCCTGGCCGACGCCGGCCTGGAGCCGGCCCTCCTGGAACGCACGCCGGGACGGACGAACGTCGTCGCCCGGATCGAGGGCACCGACCCCTCCGCCGACGCCCTCCTCGTCCACGGTCACCTGGACGTGGTGCCCGCCATGGCTGCCGACTGGAGTGTGCACCCGTTCTCCGGAGAGGTGCGCGACGGCGTCGTGTGGGGGCGCGGGGCCATCGACATGAAGAACATGGACGCGATGGTCCTCGCCGTCGTCCGGGCCTGGGCGCGCGCGGGCGTCCGCCCGCGCCGTGACATCGTCATCGCCTACACGGCCGACGAGGAGGCCAGCGCGAACGACGGCGCCGGCTTCCTCGCCGACCGGCACCCCGAGCTTTTCGAGGGCTGTACGGAGGGCATCAGCGAGTCCGGGGCCTTCACCTTCCACGCGGGGCCCGGGATGTCCCTGTACCCCGTCGCGGCGGGGGAGCGCGGGACGGGCTGGCTGAAGCTCACCGCGGAGGGCAAGGCCGGTCACGGGTCCAAGGTCAACCGCGCCAACGCCGTCAGCAGGCTCGCCGCCGCGGTCGCCCGGATCGGCGAGTACGAGTGGCCGGTGCGGCTGACCCCGACGGTCCGGGCCGCCCTCACCGAGATCGCGGCGCTCCACCACATCCGCGTCGACCCCGACGCGCCCGGATTCGACGTCGACGAGCTCCTCGGCAAGCTGGGCCCCGCCGCAGCGCTCATCGAACCCATCGTGCGCAACAGCACCAACCCGACGATGCTGGAAGCCGGTTACAAGGTCAACGTCATCCCGGGCCACGCCACCGCCCACATCGACGGACGCATGGTGCCCGGCGGCGAGGACGAGTTCCGCGAGACGATGGACCGGCTGACCGGCCCCGGGGTCCACTGGGAGTTCGACCACCGCGAGGTCGCGCTGGAAGCCCCGGTCGACTCGCCCACGTACCGGAAGATGCGTACGGCCGTCGAGCTGTTCGACCCCGGCGCGCACGTCGTCCCCTACTGCATGTCGGGCGGCACGGACGCCAAGCAGTTCTCGCGGCTCGGCATCACCGGTTACGGTTTCTCCCCACTCAAGCTGCCCGTCGGCTTCGACTACCAGGCTCTGTTCCACGGAGTCGACGAGCGGGTCCCGGTCGACGCCCTGCACTTCGGCGTCCGGGTCCTGGACCACTTCCTGCGCACCGCCTGA
- a CDS encoding S9 family peptidase: MVSTAAYGTWPSPIDAALSASHDGRPEFVGTVGDEVWWTEPRPAEGGRRALVRRRADGSTLSVLPEPWNPRSRVIEYGGAPWAGGVREEGGPLVVFVHFPDQRLYAYAPDGPDEPWPLTPLSDVGGGLRWVDPQLHLARGEVWCVLEEFTGSAPTDVRRVIAAVPLDGSAADDRGAVRELTDGRHRFVTGPKLSHDGRRAAWIAWDHPRMPWDGTFAMVADVGDDGAFTGVRPLVGAVDESVVQVEWDRDGSLLFVSDVGGWWELQRLGPDAVAGAAVPAGRLCTGRGEEFGGPLWKIGLRWFQLLDNGLIAVIHGRGTTALGVLDPETGELVDAVGPWTAWAETLAVQDTRVIGIAASPHTSYEVVELDTATGHTRTIGVPHQDAVDPAYCPEPQIRTFTGPAGREIHAHVYPPRHPDRTGPEGELPPYVIWAHGGPTGRDPLVLDLEIAYFTSRGIGVAEVDYGGSTGYGRAYRERLREQWGVVDVEDCAAVALGLAEEGSADRDRLAIRGGSAGGWTTAASLTQTDVYACGAISYPILDLAGWATGETHDFESQYLESLVGPYAEVPERYRERSPINRTDTLTAPFVLLQGLDDPICPPVQCERFLAAIEGRGIPHAYLAFEGESHGFRRADTVRRALEAELSLYAQTFGLDRTDVPRLELKK; this comes from the coding sequence ATGGTGTCCACAGCGGCGTACGGCACGTGGCCGTCACCGATCGACGCGGCGCTCTCCGCCTCGCACGACGGCCGGCCGGAGTTCGTCGGGACCGTCGGCGACGAGGTGTGGTGGACGGAGCCGCGCCCCGCCGAGGGGGGCAGGCGCGCACTCGTGCGCCGCAGGGCGGACGGCAGCACCCTTTCGGTGCTCCCCGAGCCGTGGAACCCGCGCAGCCGCGTCATCGAGTACGGCGGAGCGCCCTGGGCCGGCGGGGTCCGGGAGGAGGGCGGGCCGCTGGTCGTCTTCGTCCACTTCCCCGACCAGCGGCTGTACGCCTACGCGCCGGACGGGCCCGACGAGCCGTGGCCGCTGACCCCGCTCTCGGACGTCGGCGGCGGACTGCGCTGGGTGGACCCGCAGTTGCATCTCGCCCGCGGTGAAGTGTGGTGCGTGCTGGAGGAGTTCACCGGCTCGGCCCCCACCGACGTGCGACGGGTGATCGCCGCGGTGCCCCTGGACGGATCGGCAGCCGACGACCGGGGCGCCGTACGCGAACTCACCGACGGCCGGCACCGGTTCGTCACCGGACCCAAGCTGTCGCACGACGGCCGCCGGGCCGCCTGGATCGCGTGGGACCACCCGCGGATGCCGTGGGACGGCACGTTCGCCATGGTGGCCGACGTCGGTGACGACGGCGCCTTCACCGGTGTCCGGCCGCTGGTCGGAGCCGTCGACGAGTCGGTCGTCCAGGTCGAGTGGGACCGGGACGGCTCGCTGCTCTTCGTGTCGGACGTCGGGGGCTGGTGGGAACTCCAGCGGCTCGGGCCCGACGCGGTCGCCGGTGCGGCCGTTCCCGCCGGCCGTCTCTGCACCGGCCGCGGCGAGGAGTTCGGCGGACCGCTGTGGAAGATCGGCCTGCGCTGGTTCCAGCTCCTGGACAACGGGCTGATCGCCGTCATCCACGGCCGGGGCACCACCGCGCTCGGCGTGCTCGACCCGGAGACCGGCGAGCTCGTCGACGCCGTCGGCCCCTGGACCGCCTGGGCGGAGACGCTCGCCGTGCAGGACACGAGGGTCATCGGTATCGCCGCGAGCCCGCACACGTCGTACGAGGTGGTGGAGCTGGACACCGCCACCGGCCACACCCGGACCATCGGCGTGCCCCACCAGGACGCGGTCGACCCCGCCTACTGTCCCGAGCCGCAGATCCGCACCTTCACCGGGCCCGCCGGCCGCGAGATCCACGCCCACGTGTATCCGCCGCGCCACCCCGACCGCACCGGGCCCGAGGGTGAGCTGCCGCCGTACGTCATCTGGGCGCACGGCGGCCCCACCGGCCGCGACCCGCTCGTGCTCGACCTGGAGATCGCCTACTTCACCTCCCGGGGGATCGGCGTCGCCGAGGTCGACTACGGCGGCTCGACCGGCTACGGCCGCGCCTACCGCGAACGGCTCCGGGAGCAGTGGGGCGTCGTCGACGTGGAGGACTGCGCGGCCGTCGCCCTGGGGCTGGCCGAGGAGGGCTCGGCGGACCGCGACCGGCTGGCGATCCGGGGAGGCAGCGCCGGCGGGTGGACCACCGCCGCCTCCCTCACGCAGACGGACGTGTACGCCTGCGGGGCGATCAGCTACCCGATCCTCGACCTGGCGGGCTGGGCGACCGGGGAGACCCACGACTTCGAGTCGCAGTACCTGGAATCGCTCGTGGGTCCCTACGCCGAGGTGCCCGAGCGCTACCGGGAACGCTCGCCGATCAACCGCACGGACACGCTGACGGCGCCGTTCGTGCTGCTCCAGGGGCTCGACGACCCGATCTGCCCGCCCGTCCAGTGCGAGCGCTTCCTCGCCGCGATCGAGGGCCGCGGGATCCCGCACGCCTACCTCGCCTTCGAGGGGGAGAGCCACGGCTTCCGCCGCGCCGACACCGTCAGGCGCGCTCTGGAGGCGGAACTCTCCCTCTACGCGCAGACCTTCGGGCTCGACCGGACCGACGTACCCCGGCTGGAGCTGAAGAAGTGA